The proteins below are encoded in one region of Neofelis nebulosa isolate mNeoNeb1 chromosome 17, mNeoNeb1.pri, whole genome shotgun sequence:
- the ZNF574 gene encoding zinc finger protein 574 isoform X1 has protein sequence MAGRKDEERREAETEGEQSRSPVAVGPRLEKAGAETGQESQRRSEPATQGLTATMTEESEETVLYIEHRYVCSECNQLYGSLEEVLMHQNSHVPQQHFELVGVADPGVTVAAEAASGTGLYQTLVQESQYQCLECGQLLMSPSQLLEHQELHLKMMAPQEAVPAEPPPKAPALSSSTIHYECVDCKALFASQELWLNHRQTHLRGTPPKPPAPVVLGSPVVLGPPVGQARVAVEHSYRKAEEGGEGAAVPSAAATTAEVVTEVELLLYKCSECSQLFQLPADFLEHQATHFPAPAPEAEEPALQQDTLTPSPAEVPASQPDPLPSSDHSYELRNGEAVGRDRRGRKARRNNSGEPGGTAAQELFCSACDQLFLSPHQLQQHLRSHREGVFKCPLCSRVFPSPSSLDQHLGDHSSESHFLCVDCGLAFGTEALLLAHRRAHTPNPLHSCPCGKTFVNLTKFLYHRRTHGAGGVPLPTTPVPPEEPVIGFPEPAAAETGDADAPEPPVTEESPGGPAAPGTYRCLLCSREFGKALQLTRHQRFVHRLERRHKCGICGKMFKKKSHVRNHLRTHTGERPFPCPDCSKPFNSPANLARHRLTHTGERPYRCGDCGKAFTQSSTLRQHRLVHAQHFPYRCQECGVRFHRPYRLLMHRYHHTGEYPYKCRECPRSFLLRRLLEVHQLVAHAGRQPHRCPSCGAAFPSSLRLREHRCAAAAAQAPRRFECGTCGKKVGSAARLQAHEAAHAAAGPGEVLAKEPPAPRAPRAARTPVAAPTALGGAAPAAPAAPARRRGLECSECKKLFSTETSLQVHRRIHTGERPYPCPDCGKAFRQSTHLKDHRRLHTGERPFACEVCGKAFAISMRLAEHRRIHTGERPYSCPDCGKSYRSFSNLWKHRKTHQQQHQAAVRQQLAEAEAAVGLAVMETAAEALPLVEAIEIYPLAEAEGVQISG, from the exons ATGGCAGGCAGAAAGgatgaggaaagaagagaggcGGAAACAGAGGGAGAACAGAGCCGGTCACCGGTCGCCGTGGGACCACGGCTGGAGAAAGCAGGGGCGGAGACTGGCCAGGAGTCCCAGAGAAGGAGTGAGCCCGCAA CCCAGGGCCTCACTGCCACCATGACTGAGGAGTCGGAGGAGACGGTCCTGTACATTGAGCACCGCTATGTCTGCTCTGAGTGCAACCAGCTGTATGGATCCCTGGAGGAGGTGCTCATGCACCAGAACTCCCATGTGCCTCAGCAGCACTTTGAGCTGGTGGGCGTGGCTGACCCTGGAGTCACTGTAGCCGCCGAGGCAGCTTCCGGCACGGGCCTCTATCAGACCCTGGTGCAGGAGAGCCAGTACCAGTGCCTAGAGTGCGGGCAGCTGCTGATGTCGCCCAGCCAGCTCCTGGAGCACCAGGAGCTGCACCTGAAGATGATGGCCCCCCAGGAGGCAGTGCCAGCCGAGCCACCACCCAAGGCACCTGCCCTGAGCTCTAGTACCATCCACTACGAGTGTGTGGATTGCAAGGCTCTCTTCGCCAGCCAGGAGCTCTGGCTGAACCACCGGCAGACGCACCTCCGGGGCACTCCCCCCAAGCCTCCGGCCCCGGTTGTCCTGGGGTCCCCGGTTGTCCTGGGGCCCCCTGTGGGCCAGGCCCGCGTGGCTGTGGAGCACTCATACCGCAAGGcagaagagggtggggagggggccgctGTCCCTTCTGCTGCTGCCACCACCGCTGAGGTGGTGACTGAGGTGGAGCTGCTCCTCTACAAATGCTCCGAGTGCTCCCAGCTCTTCCAGCTTCCGGCCGACTTCCTGGAACACCAGGCCACCCacttccctgctcctgccccggAGGCCGAGGAGCCTGCCTTGCAGCAGGACACCCTGACTCCGTCCCCTGCAGAGGTGCCCGCGTCTCAGCCTGATCCCCTGCCGTCCTCTGACCACAGTTACGAGCTGCGCAACGGTGAAGCCGTTGGGCGCGATCGCCGGGGGCGCAAGGCCCGCAGGAACAACAGCGGAGAGCCGGGCGGGACGGCCGCCCAGGAGCTCTTTTGCTCCGCCTGTGAccagctctttctctcccctcaccAACTACAGCAGCACCTGCGGAGTCACCGGGAGGGCGTCTTTAAGTGCCCTCTGTGCAGTCGTGTGTTCCCCAGCCCTTCCAGTCTGGACCAGCACCTTGGAGACCACAGCAGCGAGTCTCACTTCCTGTGCGTGGACTGCGGCCTGGCCTTTGGCACCGAGGCCCTCCTCCTGGCCCACCGGCGAGCCCACACCCCGAATCCTCTGCATTCGTGTCCGTGTGGAAAGACGTTTGTCAACCTCACCAAGTTCCTGTATCATCGGCGTACGCACGGGGCGGGGGGTGTCCCTCTGCCCACAACACCAGTCCCGCCAGAGGAGCCTGTCATTGGTTTCCCTGAGCCAGCCGCAGCAGAGACTGGAGACGCAGACGCCCCGGAGCCCCCTGTGACCGAAGAGAGCCCGGGAGGGCCCGCCGCCCCAGGCACCTACCGCTGCCTCCTGTGCAGCCGCGAATTTGGCAAGGCGTTGCAGCTGACCCGGCACCAGCGTTTCGTGCACCGGCTGGAGCGGCGACACAAGTGTGGCATCTGCGGCAAGATGTTCAAGAAGAAGTCTCACGTGCGGAACCACCTGCGCACGCACACGGGCGAGCGGCCCTTCCCCTGCCCGGACTGCTCCAAGCCCTTCAACTCGCCCGCCAACCTGGCACGCCACCGGCTCACGCACACGGGGGAGCGGCCCTACCGATGCGGGGACTGTGGCAAGGCTTTCACGCAGAGCTCCACCCTGAGGCAGCATCGCCTGGTGCATGCCCAGCACTTCCCCTACCGCTGCCAGGAGTGCGGGGTGCGTTTCCACCGCCCCTACCGCCTGCTCATGCACCGCTACCACCACACGGGCGAGTACCCCTACAAGTGTCGCGAGTGCCCCCGCTCCTTCTTGCTGCGCCGGCTGCTGGAGGTGCACCAGCTCGTGGCCCATGCTGGGCGCCAGCCCCACCGCTGCCCGTCCTGCGGGGCCGCCTTCCCCTCCTCGCTGCGGCTCCGTGAGCACCGCTGCGCGGCTGCTGCCGCACAGGCCCCGCGGCGCTTCGAGTGCGGCACCTGCGGCAAGAAAGTGGGCTCGGCTGCCCGGTTGCAGGCGCACGAGGCGGCGCACGCGGCTGCCGGGCCCGGAGAGGTCCTGGCTAAGGAGCCCCCTGCCCCTCGGGCCCCTCGGGCTGCTCGCACGCCTGTGGCCGCCCCGACCGCCTTGGGGGGTGCGGCCCCCGCGGCCCCCGCGGCCCCGGCCCGACGCCGGGGCCTGGAGTGTAGCGAGTGTAAGAAGCTGTTCAGTACAGAGACGTCGTTGCAGGTACACCGGCGCATCCACACGGGCGAGCGGCCGTACCCGTGTCCGGACTGCGGCAAGGCCTTCCGCCAGAGCACCCACCTGAAGGACCACCGGCGCCTGCACACAGGCGAGCGGCCCTTTGCCTGCGAGGTGTGTGGCAAGGCCTTCGCCATCTCCATGCGCTTGGCGGAGCATCGCCGCATTCACACGGGTGAGCGGCCCTACTCGTGCCCAGACTGTGGCAAGAGCTACCGCTCCTTCTCCAACCTGTGGAAACACCGCAAGACCCACCAGCAGCAGCATCAGGCCGCCGTGCGCCAGCAGCTGGCAGAGGCGGAGGCCGCCGTGGGGCTGGCCGTCATGGAGACTGCGGCAGAGGCGCTGCCCCTGGTGGAGGCCATCGAGATCTACCCTCTGGCTGAGGCCGAGGGGGTCCAGATCAGCGGCTGA
- the ZNF574 gene encoding zinc finger protein 574 isoform X2, whose product MTEESEETVLYIEHRYVCSECNQLYGSLEEVLMHQNSHVPQQHFELVGVADPGVTVAAEAASGTGLYQTLVQESQYQCLECGQLLMSPSQLLEHQELHLKMMAPQEAVPAEPPPKAPALSSSTIHYECVDCKALFASQELWLNHRQTHLRGTPPKPPAPVVLGSPVVLGPPVGQARVAVEHSYRKAEEGGEGAAVPSAAATTAEVVTEVELLLYKCSECSQLFQLPADFLEHQATHFPAPAPEAEEPALQQDTLTPSPAEVPASQPDPLPSSDHSYELRNGEAVGRDRRGRKARRNNSGEPGGTAAQELFCSACDQLFLSPHQLQQHLRSHREGVFKCPLCSRVFPSPSSLDQHLGDHSSESHFLCVDCGLAFGTEALLLAHRRAHTPNPLHSCPCGKTFVNLTKFLYHRRTHGAGGVPLPTTPVPPEEPVIGFPEPAAAETGDADAPEPPVTEESPGGPAAPGTYRCLLCSREFGKALQLTRHQRFVHRLERRHKCGICGKMFKKKSHVRNHLRTHTGERPFPCPDCSKPFNSPANLARHRLTHTGERPYRCGDCGKAFTQSSTLRQHRLVHAQHFPYRCQECGVRFHRPYRLLMHRYHHTGEYPYKCRECPRSFLLRRLLEVHQLVAHAGRQPHRCPSCGAAFPSSLRLREHRCAAAAAQAPRRFECGTCGKKVGSAARLQAHEAAHAAAGPGEVLAKEPPAPRAPRAARTPVAAPTALGGAAPAAPAAPARRRGLECSECKKLFSTETSLQVHRRIHTGERPYPCPDCGKAFRQSTHLKDHRRLHTGERPFACEVCGKAFAISMRLAEHRRIHTGERPYSCPDCGKSYRSFSNLWKHRKTHQQQHQAAVRQQLAEAEAAVGLAVMETAAEALPLVEAIEIYPLAEAEGVQISG is encoded by the coding sequence ATGACTGAGGAGTCGGAGGAGACGGTCCTGTACATTGAGCACCGCTATGTCTGCTCTGAGTGCAACCAGCTGTATGGATCCCTGGAGGAGGTGCTCATGCACCAGAACTCCCATGTGCCTCAGCAGCACTTTGAGCTGGTGGGCGTGGCTGACCCTGGAGTCACTGTAGCCGCCGAGGCAGCTTCCGGCACGGGCCTCTATCAGACCCTGGTGCAGGAGAGCCAGTACCAGTGCCTAGAGTGCGGGCAGCTGCTGATGTCGCCCAGCCAGCTCCTGGAGCACCAGGAGCTGCACCTGAAGATGATGGCCCCCCAGGAGGCAGTGCCAGCCGAGCCACCACCCAAGGCACCTGCCCTGAGCTCTAGTACCATCCACTACGAGTGTGTGGATTGCAAGGCTCTCTTCGCCAGCCAGGAGCTCTGGCTGAACCACCGGCAGACGCACCTCCGGGGCACTCCCCCCAAGCCTCCGGCCCCGGTTGTCCTGGGGTCCCCGGTTGTCCTGGGGCCCCCTGTGGGCCAGGCCCGCGTGGCTGTGGAGCACTCATACCGCAAGGcagaagagggtggggagggggccgctGTCCCTTCTGCTGCTGCCACCACCGCTGAGGTGGTGACTGAGGTGGAGCTGCTCCTCTACAAATGCTCCGAGTGCTCCCAGCTCTTCCAGCTTCCGGCCGACTTCCTGGAACACCAGGCCACCCacttccctgctcctgccccggAGGCCGAGGAGCCTGCCTTGCAGCAGGACACCCTGACTCCGTCCCCTGCAGAGGTGCCCGCGTCTCAGCCTGATCCCCTGCCGTCCTCTGACCACAGTTACGAGCTGCGCAACGGTGAAGCCGTTGGGCGCGATCGCCGGGGGCGCAAGGCCCGCAGGAACAACAGCGGAGAGCCGGGCGGGACGGCCGCCCAGGAGCTCTTTTGCTCCGCCTGTGAccagctctttctctcccctcaccAACTACAGCAGCACCTGCGGAGTCACCGGGAGGGCGTCTTTAAGTGCCCTCTGTGCAGTCGTGTGTTCCCCAGCCCTTCCAGTCTGGACCAGCACCTTGGAGACCACAGCAGCGAGTCTCACTTCCTGTGCGTGGACTGCGGCCTGGCCTTTGGCACCGAGGCCCTCCTCCTGGCCCACCGGCGAGCCCACACCCCGAATCCTCTGCATTCGTGTCCGTGTGGAAAGACGTTTGTCAACCTCACCAAGTTCCTGTATCATCGGCGTACGCACGGGGCGGGGGGTGTCCCTCTGCCCACAACACCAGTCCCGCCAGAGGAGCCTGTCATTGGTTTCCCTGAGCCAGCCGCAGCAGAGACTGGAGACGCAGACGCCCCGGAGCCCCCTGTGACCGAAGAGAGCCCGGGAGGGCCCGCCGCCCCAGGCACCTACCGCTGCCTCCTGTGCAGCCGCGAATTTGGCAAGGCGTTGCAGCTGACCCGGCACCAGCGTTTCGTGCACCGGCTGGAGCGGCGACACAAGTGTGGCATCTGCGGCAAGATGTTCAAGAAGAAGTCTCACGTGCGGAACCACCTGCGCACGCACACGGGCGAGCGGCCCTTCCCCTGCCCGGACTGCTCCAAGCCCTTCAACTCGCCCGCCAACCTGGCACGCCACCGGCTCACGCACACGGGGGAGCGGCCCTACCGATGCGGGGACTGTGGCAAGGCTTTCACGCAGAGCTCCACCCTGAGGCAGCATCGCCTGGTGCATGCCCAGCACTTCCCCTACCGCTGCCAGGAGTGCGGGGTGCGTTTCCACCGCCCCTACCGCCTGCTCATGCACCGCTACCACCACACGGGCGAGTACCCCTACAAGTGTCGCGAGTGCCCCCGCTCCTTCTTGCTGCGCCGGCTGCTGGAGGTGCACCAGCTCGTGGCCCATGCTGGGCGCCAGCCCCACCGCTGCCCGTCCTGCGGGGCCGCCTTCCCCTCCTCGCTGCGGCTCCGTGAGCACCGCTGCGCGGCTGCTGCCGCACAGGCCCCGCGGCGCTTCGAGTGCGGCACCTGCGGCAAGAAAGTGGGCTCGGCTGCCCGGTTGCAGGCGCACGAGGCGGCGCACGCGGCTGCCGGGCCCGGAGAGGTCCTGGCTAAGGAGCCCCCTGCCCCTCGGGCCCCTCGGGCTGCTCGCACGCCTGTGGCCGCCCCGACCGCCTTGGGGGGTGCGGCCCCCGCGGCCCCCGCGGCCCCGGCCCGACGCCGGGGCCTGGAGTGTAGCGAGTGTAAGAAGCTGTTCAGTACAGAGACGTCGTTGCAGGTACACCGGCGCATCCACACGGGCGAGCGGCCGTACCCGTGTCCGGACTGCGGCAAGGCCTTCCGCCAGAGCACCCACCTGAAGGACCACCGGCGCCTGCACACAGGCGAGCGGCCCTTTGCCTGCGAGGTGTGTGGCAAGGCCTTCGCCATCTCCATGCGCTTGGCGGAGCATCGCCGCATTCACACGGGTGAGCGGCCCTACTCGTGCCCAGACTGTGGCAAGAGCTACCGCTCCTTCTCCAACCTGTGGAAACACCGCAAGACCCACCAGCAGCAGCATCAGGCCGCCGTGCGCCAGCAGCTGGCAGAGGCGGAGGCCGCCGTGGGGCTGGCCGTCATGGAGACTGCGGCAGAGGCGCTGCCCCTGGTGGAGGCCATCGAGATCTACCCTCTGGCTGAGGCCGAGGGGGTCCAGATCAGCGGCTGA